One Cucurbita pepo subsp. pepo cultivar mu-cu-16 chromosome LG09, ASM280686v2, whole genome shotgun sequence DNA window includes the following coding sequences:
- the LOC111801772 gene encoding dnaJ homolog subfamily B member 1-like — protein sequence MGVDYYNVLKVNRNANEEDLKRSYKRLAMKWHPDKNPLNKKEAESKFKQISEAYDVLSDAKKRQIYDLYGEEALKSTDFVPPANSNPSFSYVPRDADDIFAELFGGAGSAKSRGFRGESVFRNGKAEAGKQTNKKASPIESKLMCSLEELYKGSRRKMKISRIVPDEFGKPKTVDEVLKIDIKPGWKKGTKITFPEKGNQEPGVAPADLIFIIDEKPHPVFERDGNDLVVNQKLSLLEALTGNTLNFTTLDGRNLTTVTDIVKPGYEVVIQNEGMPISKEPNKKGNLRIKFDIVFPSKLTFDQKSDLRRALGGSD from the exons ATGGGGGTGGATTACTACAATGTGTTGAAGGTGAACAGAAATGCGAATGAAGAGGATCTGAAGAGGTCCTACAAGAGGTTGGCTATGAAATGGCATCCTGATAAGAATCCTTTGAACAAGAAAGAGGCGGAGTCTAAGTTCAAGCAGATCTCTGAAGCTTATGATGTTTTGAGCGACGCTAAGAAGCGTCAGATCTACGATCTTTACGGCGAGGAGGCTCTCAAATCTACTGATTTTGTTCCTCCGGCTAATTCCAATCCTTCTTTTTCCTATGTCCCTCGAGATGCAGATGACATTTTCGCCGAGTTGTTCGGCGGGGCTGGGAGTGCTAAGAGCCGAGGGTTTAGGGGAGAGAGTGTGTTTAGGAATGGTAAGGCGGAAGCTGGGAAGCAAACGAATAAGAAAGCATCGCCAATTGAGAGCAAGTTAATGTGTAGCTTGGAAGAGCTTTACAAAGGTTCtaggaggaagatgaagatttCTCGCATTGTCCCTGATGAATTTGG GAAGCCGAAAACTGTTGATGAAGTGTTAAAAATCGATATCAAGCCTGGTTGGAAGAAGGGGACAAAAATCACTTTCCCTGAGAAAGGCAATCAAGAACCTGGGGTCGCCCCTGCTGATCTTATATTTATCATCGATGAGAAACCGCATCCTGTGTTTGAAAGGGATGGCAATGATTTGGTAGTGAATCAGAAACTATCTCTACTAGAAGCACTAACCGGAAACACATTGAACTTTACAACTTTGGATGGAAGAAATCTCACGACTGTTACTGATATTGTCAAACCGGGTTACGAGGTAGTGATCCAGAATGAAGGAATGCCCATCTCTAAAGAACCAAACAAGAAGGGGAACCTTAGAATCAAGTTTGATATAGTTTTCCCATCAAAGCTTACTTTTGATCAGAAATCCGATCTAAGAAGGGCTTTGGGTGGTTCTGATTAA
- the LOC111801773 gene encoding thioredoxin H4-like, whose translation MGASFTVPRSRSSSTSLKGKAPTIVECHNKAEWTAHYEATKETNKLMVIDFTAAWCAPCRHMEPTIKEFAARFKDVEFIKIDVDKLADVAKEYGVEAMPTFILLKNGKVVDKVVGARREDLQKKIEKYSKY comes from the exons atgggAGCAAGCTTTACAGTCCCACGTTCAAGATCTTCCAGTACATCATTAAAAGGAAAGGCTCCCACCATTGTCGAGTGCCACAACAAAGCTGAGTGGACAGCTCATTACGAAGCCACGAAGGAAACAAACAAGCTT ATGGTGATTGATTTCACTGCTGCATGGTGTGCACCTTGTCGACACATGGAGCCGACTATCAAGGAGTTTGCTGCAAGGTTCAAGGATGTTGAGTTCATCAAAATCGACGTCGATAAGTTGGCG GATGTCGCTAAGGAGTATGGCGTAGAGGCAATGCCAACATTCATACTGCTTAAGAACGGGAAAGTAGTTGATAAAGTGGTCGGAGCCAGGAGGGAGGACCTACAAAAGAAGATTGAGAAATATAGTAAATATTGA
- the LOC111802218 gene encoding uncharacterized protein LOC111802218, producing the protein MASPVPSDVCDGPVLSLINKRLRALRKKHNRILQMEEAIAQGKPINKEQEEVLRSKPTVSALIDELEKLRPPLASAVSEEINLAVQRQQASVSPQPVSTDDSPSEVVDDKASVEKDQDEHAVVEDLLNLLYFGSLFDVKSQSDFTSTMLTRTHERGCCLTYDYVTDDATDLLAERDLDLISTMSGLLISRPVDSNLPHKNALERCIEHANLWLTKADKSIGPNTDVTYANLRERLHKIMASEYFTTTPEIKGPVEVAAVAAGNYANFQVPVAVHEEDSAAKFQQTDVDVGELQGDDISDDQPGSADELPRDMPEAGNSSELLISQQEVRSEEEFELKHGDGDAKEQQYVPRRAYMNQRGGRGVGGRRGGYPNGRGGRGDGRGGGSYQNGRPRYYDQSGNYYQRNYYNGRGRGGGRGGGGHSYNSHGSAQGAPNSASIGVAS; encoded by the exons ATGGCGTCTCCCGTTCCTTCCGATGTTTGCGATGGACCCGTCCTCAGTCTCATCAACAAGCGTCTCCGCGCCCTTCGCAAGAAGCATAATCGCATTCTTCAGATGGAGGAGGCTATTGCTCAAGGAAAACCCATCAACAAAGAGCAAGAGGAAGTCCTTCGCTCTAAACCTACTGTGTCTGCCCTAATCGATGAGCTTGAAAAGCTTCGCCCACCGCTTGCGTCGGCTGTCTCTGAGGAAATCAACTTGGCTGTTCAACGCCAGCAGGCGAGTGTCTCCCCTCAACCCGTTTCAACCGATGATTCACCTTCGGAGGTTGTGGATGACAAGGCCAGTGTCGAGAAAGACCAGGACGAGCACGCTGTTGTCGAAGATCTTCTAAACCTCCTCTACTTTGGCTCTTTGTTTGACGTCAAGTCTCAAAGCGATTTCACTTCGACGATGCTTACGAGAACGCACGAGAGGGGTTGCTGCCTCACGTACGATTATGTCACTGACGATGCTACCGATCTTCTGGCCGAGAGGGATCTGGATTTGATATCGACGATGAGCGGGCTACTGATCTCACGTCCCGTAGATTCGAATTTGCCGCATAAGAATGCGTTGGAGCGTTGCATCGAGCACGCTAATCTTTGGCTCACGAAGGCAGACAAGTCTATTGGGCCCAACACGGATGTTACTt ATGCGAACTTGAGGGAGAGGCTGCACAAGATAATGGCGTCGGAGTACTTCACTACCACGCCTGAGATAAAAGGTCCTGTTGAAGTAGCTGCTGTTGCTGCAGGAAACTATGCCAATTTCCAGGTTCCGGTAGCTGTCCATGAAGAAGATTCTGCTGCAAAGTTTCAACAAACG GACGTTGACGTGGGAGAACTGCAAGGAGATGATATCAGTGATGATCAACCTGGTTCTGCTGACGAATTGCCCAGG GATATGCCGGAGGCCGGAAATTCTTCTGAACTCCTCATATCACAGCAAGAAGTGAGATCAGAAGAAGAATTTGAGCTGAAACATGGGGATGGAGATGCAAAAGAACAGCAATATGTTCCTCGAAGGGCCTATATGAACCAAAGAGGTGGCCGTGGAGTTGGTGGCCGAAGAGGAGGATACCCTAATGGTCGTGGAGGTCGCGGTGATGGAAGGGGAGGAGGTTCCTACCAGAATGGACGCCCTCGATATTATGACCAGTCAGGAAATTATTACCAGAGGAACTACTATAATGGTCGAGGAAGAGGTGGTGGGAGGGGTGGTGGTGGCCACTCATACAACAGCCATGGTTCAGCCCAAGGTGCACCCAACTCTGCAAGTATTGGCGTGGCTTCGTGA
- the LOC111802212 gene encoding protein NRT1/ PTR FAMILY 2.13-like, which yields MEVEGHSKAASSPTKLRCLTDDDSPKLSISAQRSSGRKPGGWKSMPYILGNETFERLASMGLIANFMVYLIKVYHIDQVSATTLINVWTGVTNFLPLLGAFLSDAYVGRYWTIAVASVFSLFGMASMTLTAWLPALHPPACGGGKCEGPTPFQMGFLIMSLCLVSIGSGGIRPCSIPFGVDQFDPTTDAGRKGIASFYNWYYATFNVVLVVTLTIVVYIQDSVSWVLGYGIPTALMFCSIVLFFMGTHVYVFIKPEGSVFTGLVQVAVAAYKKRKVELPSLETNHRTAFYDPPLEPGSVVLSKLPLTDQFRFLNKAAVVMEKELNPDGKRTNKWNLSTIQQVEEFKCLIRVAPIWVTGILSLTPMLQQATFSISQALLMDRRIGPNFHIPPASIIVISFLTITLFVPIYDRFLVPFLRKFTHHQNGITQLQRMAVGIIFAVLSMVIAGLIEMARRNQANAGGGSMSVFWLTPQFFLMGLCEAFNIIGQIEFFNKEFPEHMRTMGNALSSCSIALSSYVSTALVLIVHRTTGGGGDGRADWLADDLNKGRLDYFYYIVAATAFFNFFLFLYCAKNYRYKGKESNSELDFELASSDKKLEV from the exons ATGGAGGTTGAAGGGCATAGCAAGGCTGCAAGCTCTCCCACCAAGTTACGTTGCTTGACCGACGATGACAGTCCCAAACTATCAATTTCCGCACAGCGGAGCTCTGGAAGAAAGCCGGGCGGATGGAAGAGCATGCCCTACATCCTTG GAAATGAAACGTTTGAAAGGCTGGCTTCAATGGGATTGATAGCCAACTTCATGGTGTATTTGATCAAAGTATATCACATAGATCAAGTTTCCGCCACCACTTTAATCAACGTATGGACCGGCGTTACCAATTTCTTGCCGCTTCTCGGCGCCTTTCTCTCCGATGCGTATGTCGGTCGCTACTGGACCATCGCCGTTGCTTccgttttctctcttttc GGGATGGCGTCGATGACTTTGACGGCGTGGTTGCCGGCGCTACATCCGCCGGCGTGCGGTGGAGGGAAATGCGAGGGGCCAACGCCGTTCCAAATGGGATTCTTAATAATGAGTCTTTGTCTGGTATCAATCGGTAGCGGCGGAATCCGGCCGTGTAGTATTCCGTTCGGCGTCGATCAATTTGACCCAACGACGGACGCAGGGAGGAAAGGAATAGCCAGTTTTTATAATTGGTACTACGCCACGTTCAACGTGGTTTTGGTGGTTACTTTGACGATCGTGGTGTATATTCAAGACTCTGTCAGCTGGGTTTTGGGGTATGGCATCCCCACGGCGCTTATGTTCTGTTCCATCGTTCTGTTCTTCATGGGTACTCATGTTTATGTGTTTATTAAGCCTGAGGGAAGCGTGTTTACCGGCTTGGTTCAAGTCGCCGTCGCCGCCTATAAGAAGCGGAAGGTTGAGCTTCCTTCTCTTGAAACGAACCACCGGACAGCTTTCTATGACCCTCCATTGGAGCCTGGCTCTGTTGTCCTCTCAAAGCTTCCTCTCACCGACCAATTCAG ATTCTTGAACAAGGCCGCCGTTGTTATGGAGAAGGAGCTAAACCCAGatggaaaaagaacaaacaaatgGAATCTAAGCACAATCCAACAAGTTGAGGAATTCAAATGCTTGATCAGAGTTGCTCCGATTTGGGTTACCGGAATTCTCAGCCTGACTCCAATGCTTCAACAAGCGACTTTCTCGATCTCCCAAGCTCTGCTAATGGACCGCCGCATCGGACCCAATTTCCATATCCCACCGGCGTCAATCATCGTCATTTCCTTCCTCACCATCACTCTCTTCGTCCCCATCTACGACCGATTCCTCGTCCCCTTCCTTCGCAAATTCACCCACCACCAAAACGGCATTACCCAGCTCCAACGAATGGCCGTCGGCATAATCTTCGCCGTTCTCTCCATGGTCATCGCCGGCTTAATCGAGATGGCTCGAAGAAACCAAGCCAATGCCGGCGGCGGTTCCATGTCTGTATTCTGGCTGACACCGCAATTCTTCCTTATGGGTCTCTGTGAGGCATTTAATATAATTGGGCAAATCGAGTTTTTCAATAAGGAATTTCCAGAGCATATGAGGACGATGGGGAATGCTCTGTCGTCTTGTTCCATTGCGTTGTCGAGCTATGTCAGCACTGCTCTGGTTTTAATTGTGCATAGAACcaccggcggcggcggcgatggGCGGGCCGATTGGTTAGCGGATGATCTGAACAAAGGTAGATTGGATTACTTCTACTACATCGTTGCAGCGACGGCGTTCTttaactttttcctttttctttactgTGCTAAGAATTACCGTTACAAGGGTAAAGAATCCAACTCCGAACTTGATTTTGAGCTTGCGAGCTCTGATAAAAAGCTGGAGGTGTGA